The genome window TCAACCGATTGCTCGGCCATGTTGTATTTATCCAGCAGTGCCGAATACAGGTAACCGGCATCGCTCAATATAGCAGGATCTTTCAGGTTTTTGTGCGAAAGATCAATCACTACCCGTGGTACCATGTGGCCGCCGATAAAGGCATTTGCCTCGTAAGTATGTCGACGCTTATATTCGTAGGGCGAGAATTGAGAGGGGAGCGCAATTTGACCAAGCTCCATTTCTGCTTTCGGCTTTTCAGTTGCTGACTCCCGCAGTGCATAGCGCTTTACCAATGCGATAGCCACGGGGGCTTCCGCTTCAGGCTCTTCGGTTAAGGATACGCGCACCGTATCGCCAAGTCCGTCTTCCAGCAGGGTGCCTATCCCTACTGCAGATTTGATCCGGCCATCTTCGCCATCACCGGCTTCGGTTACACCAAGGTGCAGCGGATAGTTCATGCCTTCGGCCACCATGGTTTCAACCAGCAAGCGATAGGCTTGCACCATTACCTGCGGGTTGCTTGATTTCATGGAGATCACCAGATTATAGTAATTCAGCGTTTCACAAATGCGGATAAATTCCATTGCACTTTCCACCATTCCCTGCGGCGTGTCGCCATAGCGGCTCATTATCCTGTCGCTCAGTGATCCGTGGTTGGTGCCAATCCGCATTGCGGTACCGTATTCCTTACATATTTTCACCAGCGGCGCAAATTTTTGGTTAATGCGTTCCAGCTCGCCCAGGTATTCGGCATCGGTATAATCAATCTGATCAAATTTCTTTTTATCGGCATAGTTGCCGGGGTTAACACGCACCTTTTCAACAATGCGGGCAGCCACTTCGGCAGCATTGGGGGTAAAATGAATATCGGCCACCAGGGGCACGTTGTAACCACGTGCGCGCAACTGCTTTTTTATCTCGGCCAGGTTTTTAGCCTCTTTAATGCTGGGTGCAGTGATGCGCACATATTCGCAGCCTGCATCAACCATCCTTATTGATTGTTCAACCGTGCCAATGGTATCCATGGTGTCGGTGGTGGTCATACTTTGAATGCGGATAGGGTTATTGCCGCCCATAGGCACATCGCCAATAAAAACCTCACGAGTTACAAAACGCGAGTATTCAGTTAACGAATTACAGTAACGGCCTTTCAGCAATTTAATAGCGGCAGTATCCATGCGGGGATAAAATTAATATAGTACAAAAATACAAATTTGTTGGTTTGTTATACCGGGGGAAGTTGAAAGGTTGTAAAGTAATGGCTTTGCGATAAAGATAAATCGTTCCAAAAAACAAACTAAAACACTCAGCATGTTAATGTGTTTGATAACTTTAAACCCATAACCCGTTTTACATGCGCAAATCAACCTGTTTAATGCTGCTTATAATCACTTTTATTGCAGCCTGTAAAAGCAACACCAAACATGGCAACGTTGATTCTGTTGCGGTAGGCTCAATCAACAGTTCTTCGCAAGTGCTCATCAGCCAATTTAAGCCGTTTATACAAGGGGTATGGGTTAAAAGTGATTATATAGAGAAGATCCTGGCTACAAAATCGCCATTGGCTGCGCAGGACCTGGCCTCGGGTTTAACCACCTTTAACATACAAACCGACAGTATTAAGGGCGATAGCGTTAAAGTTGCCGCAGGCTGGAACAACCACGAAGGAAGTGAACTTACGTTGAAATTTCAGCAGGGAAAAACGGAGCAAACCATCCTGCTCGGCGATTTT of Mucilaginibacter xinganensis contains these proteins:
- the ispG gene encoding (E)-4-hydroxy-3-methylbut-2-enyl-diphosphate synthase is translated as MDTAAIKLLKGRYCNSLTEYSRFVTREVFIGDVPMGGNNPIRIQSMTTTDTMDTIGTVEQSIRMVDAGCEYVRITAPSIKEAKNLAEIKKQLRARGYNVPLVADIHFTPNAAEVAARIVEKVRVNPGNYADKKKFDQIDYTDAEYLGELERINQKFAPLVKICKEYGTAMRIGTNHGSLSDRIMSRYGDTPQGMVESAMEFIRICETLNYYNLVISMKSSNPQVMVQAYRLLVETMVAEGMNYPLHLGVTEAGDGEDGRIKSAVGIGTLLEDGLGDTVRVSLTEEPEAEAPVAIALVKRYALRESATEKPKAEMELGQIALPSQFSPYEYKRRHTYEANAFIGGHMVPRVVIDLSHKNLKDPAILSDAGYLYSALLDKYNMAEQSVDFVYFADELPSFTLPGNLKQLYNYNTWQKLADKTMCHPLFTLNEYLDNADHSSALNLVKVKPADIDSETFGALPFDRSLVFVLETDSLQGMTEQRSFFFKMEELGLEVPVIIKRTYPEEGQNDRGPWAMAGGQEELTTLLQLYAATDLGALLVDGFGDGVWIDAPGIDTKVITSTAFGILQATRSRISKTEYISCPSCGRTLFDLMITTQMIRSRTSHLKGLKIGIMGCIVNGPGEMADADYGYVGSGTDKVTLYRGKEAVKKNISSANALDELIGIIKEDGNWVEQE